One genomic region from Evansella sp. LMS18 encodes:
- the rpmF gene encoding 50S ribosomal protein L32, which produces MAVPFRKTSKTKKRMRRTHFKLRVPGMVKCPNCGEMKLSHRVCKECGSYKGEDVVNK; this is translated from the coding sequence GTGGCAGTACCTTTTAGAAAAACAAGTAAGACTAAGAAAAGAATGCGCCGTACACACTTTAAACTTCGTGTACCTGGTATGGTAAAATGTCCTAATTGTGGTGAAATGAAACTTTCACACCGTGTATGTAAAGAATGCGGATCATACAAGGGCGAAGATGTTGTAAATAAATAA
- a CDS encoding DUF177 domain-containing protein, producing the protein MKWSVQQLLAYKEKGLNINETVDVGSIKEIDREIRDIAPVNVTGEAYFTNNSITFQLVIEGKMILPCARTLNDVEYPFDIEATEIFKLNDWATFDEEEEVHELKDNQVDLLPYVKERILLEKPMRVFSDAEEGPAPASGKGWELQTKEEESQKIDPRLKELEKFFDKK; encoded by the coding sequence ATGAAATGGTCGGTTCAGCAATTGTTGGCCTATAAAGAAAAAGGTTTAAACATCAATGAAACTGTTGATGTTGGCAGTATTAAAGAAATAGACCGTGAAATTCGTGATATTGCTCCGGTTAACGTAACAGGCGAAGCTTATTTTACCAATAACTCAATTACTTTTCAGCTTGTAATTGAAGGCAAAATGATCCTTCCCTGTGCAAGAACGTTAAACGATGTGGAGTACCCTTTTGATATTGAAGCAACTGAAATTTTCAAGTTGAATGATTGGGCCACCTTCGATGAAGAAGAGGAAGTTCACGAATTGAAAGATAATCAGGTTGATTTACTGCCTTACGTAAAAGAAAGAATTTTGCTTGAAAAACCAATGCGTGTATTCAGTGACGCAGAAGAAGGTCCAGCTCCTGCCTCTGGTAAAGGATGGGAGTTGCAAACAAAAGAAGAGGAATCTCAAAAAATTGATCCTCGACTGAAAGAACTGGAAAAGTTCTTTGATAAGAAATAA
- a CDS encoding nucleotidyltransferase — protein MNNVLGVVVEYNPFHNGHLFHLQQSVKKTDAHITIAVMSGSFLQRGEPALTDKWTRTRMALKGGADLVIELPYIYSVQKAEIFSDGAVAILNTLGANRICFGSEDGSVEPFYNAVNKVNEHKTELDQLIKAHLKQGMSYPKAFSTAFDTLFNEKEIVDLSKPNNILGYHYVKAISKLGAEIIPETVHRLQAQYHDASLPENPIASATAIRGSLFDKDGDLQGIKSYIPDATFRELVDFKNNFGTFANWDLYFPYLQYKILSEPPERLAELYDCSEGLEHRLKKAVSETQSFTEFMEAIKTKRYTWTRLQRLLVHLLLNTEQEFMEKYCDPLHPPYVRVLGMTGEGRRHLSSVKKNLPVPLVSRAAELNHPVLEKDILAARMHSLPLQQEGALQKEYKAVPVQFDKKTETFLT, from the coding sequence ATGAACAATGTTCTCGGGGTAGTTGTGGAATACAACCCCTTTCATAACGGCCATCTGTTCCATCTTCAGCAATCTGTGAAGAAAACGGACGCACATATAACTATCGCTGTGATGAGCGGATCGTTCCTCCAGCGGGGTGAACCTGCATTAACCGACAAATGGACCCGTACAAGAATGGCACTTAAAGGCGGAGCAGACCTGGTGATCGAACTTCCATACATATATTCCGTACAGAAAGCCGAAATATTTTCGGATGGCGCTGTAGCAATCCTTAACACCCTTGGGGCAAACCGGATTTGTTTCGGCAGTGAAGACGGATCCGTTGAGCCCTTCTACAATGCTGTAAACAAAGTTAATGAACATAAAACTGAGCTGGATCAGTTGATTAAAGCCCATCTGAAACAAGGGATGAGTTATCCTAAAGCATTCTCTACAGCTTTCGATACCCTTTTTAACGAAAAAGAAATCGTTGACCTCAGCAAACCAAACAACATACTCGGCTACCATTACGTAAAAGCAATCAGTAAGCTTGGAGCAGAGATTATTCCGGAAACAGTCCACCGGCTGCAGGCACAATACCATGATGCCTCTCTTCCTGAAAATCCTATTGCCAGCGCAACTGCAATAAGAGGCAGTTTGTTTGATAAAGATGGAGATCTGCAGGGAATCAAAAGCTATATACCAGACGCCACTTTCCGTGAACTGGTGGATTTCAAAAATAACTTCGGCACTTTTGCTAACTGGGATTTGTATTTTCCGTATCTTCAGTACAAAATTCTGTCAGAGCCTCCGGAACGCCTCGCTGAATTATATGACTGCAGCGAGGGCCTTGAACATCGTTTAAAAAAGGCTGTGTCAGAAACACAAAGCTTTACGGAATTTATGGAAGCAATTAAGACAAAAAGATATACCTGGACCCGGCTGCAGCGGCTTCTCGTACATCTGCTCTTAAATACGGAACAGGAATTCATGGAAAAATATTGTGACCCTCTTCATCCCCCTTATGTCAGGGTACTGGGAATGACGGGTGAAGGGAGGCGCCACCTTTCTTCCGTAAAAAAGAACCTGCCTGTTCCTCTCGTCTCAAGAGCGGCAGAGCTGAACCATCCTGTGCTGGAAAAGGATATTTTAGCCGCCAGAATGCATTCCCTCCCTCTTCAGCAAGAAGGGGCCTTACAGAAAGAGTATAAAGCTGTCCCTGTACAGTTTGATAAGAAGACAGAAACCTTTCTCACATAG
- a CDS encoding SepM family pheromone-processing serine protease, producing MYEDRRRGNRSALKWIILIVIILAINFYQLPYYFTVPGDAKVLSEVIDVEERHDYEGSFMLTTVRMGPANVVNYVWALVSDERELIPENQIRPEGETDEEYHHRQMMLMSSSQEVAVYVAYNHAGETAYFENYGVIVTGLVPGMDAEEKLEAGDRIIEVAGEEVLEAESLLNVLSEYEIGDTVSMIVERGDETLEVDLEVMPFPEDLDPEGERGGVGISYPVTDSELIKDPEISIDTDTIGGPSAGLMFSLEIYNQLLEEDITKGYDIAGTGSIDLEGNVGRIGGVNQKVIASDNAGADFFFAPSEQGIEQSNYETALETAESIGTEMEIVPIDTFEEALEFLENLPPAGSQ from the coding sequence ATGTACGAAGACAGACGGCGCGGCAACCGCAGCGCATTGAAATGGATTATATTAATTGTAATAATTTTAGCAATAAATTTTTATCAGCTGCCTTATTACTTTACCGTACCAGGGGATGCTAAAGTGCTCTCCGAGGTAATTGATGTAGAGGAAAGGCATGACTATGAAGGTTCCTTTATGTTAACTACTGTGAGAATGGGGCCGGCAAACGTTGTAAATTATGTCTGGGCTCTCGTTAGTGATGAGCGTGAACTGATTCCTGAAAACCAGATCAGGCCTGAAGGTGAAACTGATGAAGAATATCATCACAGGCAAATGATGCTCATGTCCAGTTCTCAGGAAGTAGCCGTATATGTAGCATATAACCATGCCGGAGAGACAGCTTACTTTGAAAACTACGGTGTCATCGTAACTGGCCTCGTTCCAGGTATGGACGCAGAAGAGAAACTGGAAGCAGGGGACAGAATTATTGAGGTTGCAGGAGAAGAAGTGCTGGAAGCTGAATCCCTGCTTAATGTGCTTTCTGAATATGAAATTGGCGATACAGTAAGCATGATAGTAGAAAGAGGAGATGAAACACTGGAAGTTGATCTGGAAGTTATGCCATTCCCTGAAGACCTCGACCCTGAAGGGGAACGGGGCGGAGTTGGTATTTCCTACCCGGTGACAGACAGTGAATTAATAAAGGACCCTGAGATTTCGATTGACACGGATACTATTGGCGGTCCATCGGCAGGACTGATGTTTTCTCTGGAAATTTATAATCAGCTTCTGGAAGAAGATATTACGAAAGGCTATGATATCGCAGGTACCGGCTCTATAGATCTGGAAGGAAATGTTGGAAGGATCGGCGGGGTGAACCAGAAGGTTATCGCTTCTGACAATGCAGGTGCTGATTTCTTCTTTGCGCCAAGCGAACAGGGGATTGAGCAGTCCAACTATGAGACTGCCCTGGAAACCGCGGAAAGCATCGGAACAGAAATGGAAATAGTCCCTATAGATACTTTTGAAGAAGCCCTTGAATTCCTGGAGAATCTTCCACCGGCAGGAAGCCAGTAA
- a CDS encoding patatin-like phospholipase family protein, producing MGPKIGLALGSGGSRGFAHIGVLKALKNAGIKVDYIAGSSMGALVGVLYAAGYTPDILEKMALQFRRKFFLDFTVPKMGFIKGDKIRQVIGTLVNNRTLEQLDPKTAVVATDLMKGERAVFTRGDISIAVRASIAIPGIVIPQEINRRIYVDGGVADRVPVSVVKEMGADIIIAVDVSYFDTEPQITSIYDVIMQSMDIMEKEMIRYREIESDVMIRPILSHIKSTQFTNVKDIIQNGETETLKFTEIICRKIEEWKES from the coding sequence GTGGGACCTAAAATCGGCTTGGCTCTCGGTTCAGGAGGCTCCCGGGGGTTTGCCCATATAGGAGTACTAAAAGCATTGAAAAATGCCGGAATCAAAGTGGATTATATTGCCGGCAGCAGTATGGGAGCGTTAGTCGGTGTTTTATATGCAGCGGGGTATACTCCTGATATACTGGAAAAAATGGCCTTGCAATTTCGCAGAAAGTTTTTTCTGGATTTTACCGTACCTAAAATGGGTTTTATTAAAGGTGACAAGATCAGGCAGGTCATTGGAACTCTTGTAAATAACAGGACTCTTGAACAGCTTGATCCAAAAACCGCGGTAGTCGCAACAGATTTGATGAAGGGAGAGAGAGCTGTTTTTACAAGGGGGGACATATCAATTGCAGTAAGGGCGAGCATCGCCATACCGGGAATAGTTATCCCCCAGGAGATTAACCGAAGAATTTATGTTGACGGCGGTGTAGCAGACAGAGTTCCTGTTTCCGTTGTAAAAGAAATGGGTGCAGATATTATTATTGCTGTGGATGTTTCATACTTTGACACAGAGCCACAAATCACTTCTATATATGACGTCATTATGCAGAGCATGGACATCATGGAAAAAGAAATGATAAGATATCGTGAAATTGAATCTGATGTAATGATTAGGCCAATTTTATCCCATATTAAGTCGACTCAGTTTACAAATGTAAAGGATATCATTCAAAATGGAGAGACAGAGACATTAAAATTTACAGAAATTATCTGCAGGAAGATCGAAGAGTGGAAGGAGTCCTAG
- the ylbJ gene encoding sporulation integral membrane protein YlbJ, with protein sequence MKVSASLLKTILYSGTSIFLALSFMAFPKEAYEASINGLSMWWDVVFPSLLPFFIISEFLIRFGVVSFIGAFFEPVMRPLFRVPGAGGFVWAMGLASGFPAGAKLTARLRQEGKITATEGERLVSFTNASNPLFIFGAIAVGFFHDAALGIVLAAAHYGGNIIVGLAMRFYGDSSQNRNEEKSHFSLSYALRLMHEERLKDERPFGKMMGDAVHSSIQTLLMIGGFIILFSVLHRILEVVHISSILSFGIFILLSFAQLPPELSTGLLSGLFEITLGSQMISNTDSAVLLQQAIVVSFILAFNGFSVQAQVASIIAETDIKFKPFFLARCFHGFTASLLTFILFDFLYHEPAFSGEYLPVLSTTAGIERFFVLHYQWLLQWGSLITLTALALWCISFLYRFPSAKE encoded by the coding sequence ATGAAAGTGAGTGCCTCACTGCTTAAGACTATCTTGTACAGCGGCACAAGCATCTTTCTGGCACTGTCATTTATGGCCTTCCCGAAAGAAGCCTATGAAGCATCCATCAACGGGTTGTCAATGTGGTGGGATGTGGTTTTCCCCTCATTGCTGCCCTTCTTTATTATATCTGAATTTCTCATTCGGTTTGGTGTCGTTTCCTTTATCGGAGCTTTTTTTGAACCGGTTATGAGGCCGTTGTTTCGTGTCCCTGGTGCAGGAGGCTTCGTATGGGCTATGGGACTTGCCTCTGGTTTTCCTGCCGGGGCAAAGCTTACTGCACGGCTTCGTCAGGAAGGAAAAATAACTGCAACTGAAGGAGAAAGACTTGTCTCTTTCACTAATGCTTCCAATCCGCTGTTTATTTTCGGAGCGATTGCTGTAGGCTTTTTTCATGATGCTGCCCTTGGAATTGTGTTAGCAGCAGCTCATTATGGGGGAAATATTATCGTTGGTCTGGCTATGAGGTTTTATGGGGATAGTTCCCAGAACAGAAACGAAGAAAAATCCCATTTTTCCCTTTCTTACGCTCTAAGGCTTATGCATGAAGAACGCCTGAAAGATGAACGTCCATTCGGAAAAATGATGGGAGACGCGGTACATTCCTCTATACAGACATTGCTGATGATCGGTGGTTTTATCATTCTATTCTCTGTACTTCACAGAATTCTCGAAGTAGTCCACATTTCCAGCATTTTAAGCTTCGGCATTTTTATACTTCTTAGCTTTGCCCAGCTGCCTCCTGAACTAAGTACAGGTCTCTTATCAGGACTTTTTGAAATCACGCTTGGAAGCCAGATGATCAGTAATACAGACAGTGCAGTGCTCCTTCAGCAGGCCATTGTGGTCAGCTTCATTCTCGCTTTTAACGGATTTAGTGTCCAGGCTCAAGTGGCAAGCATCATTGCTGAAACAGATATAAAATTTAAACCTTTTTTCCTGGCAAGGTGCTTCCATGGATTCACAGCGTCCCTCTTAACATTTATATTATTTGACTTTTTATATCACGAACCTGCTTTTTCTGGTGAGTATCTGCCTGTATTAAGCACCACAGCTGGGATTGAACGTTTCTTTGTCCTGCATTATCAATGGCTTCTCCAGTGGGGGAGTTTAATAACCTTAACAGCGCTTGCCTTATGGTGTATAAGCTTCCTGTACAGATTCCCCTCTGCGAAAGAGTGA
- the coaD gene encoding pantetheine-phosphate adenylyltransferase, with the protein MASIAVCPGSFDPVTLGHLDIIKRGSKVFDKVIVAVLNNRSKQPLFTVEERIELLRETTRDIPNVEVDNFNGLLIDYVKEKNASAIIKGLRAVSDFEYELQMASINRKLDENVETFFMMTNNKYSYLSSSIVKEIAKYDAPVGDLVPDVVEEALKKKYIK; encoded by the coding sequence ATGGCGAGCATTGCAGTATGTCCCGGAAGTTTTGACCCTGTTACACTTGGTCATCTGGACATTATAAAGCGAGGATCCAAAGTATTCGATAAAGTGATCGTAGCAGTCCTTAATAACAGAAGCAAACAGCCTCTTTTTACTGTCGAAGAACGAATTGAGCTGCTCAGGGAAACAACAAGAGACATCCCAAACGTGGAAGTGGACAATTTTAACGGGCTTCTTATCGATTATGTGAAAGAGAAAAATGCAAGCGCTATAATTAAAGGCTTACGTGCAGTATCAGATTTTGAATACGAACTGCAAATGGCTTCAATTAACAGGAAACTCGATGAAAATGTGGAAACCTTCTTCATGATGACGAATAACAAATACTCGTATTTAAGCTCAAGCATTGTAAAAGAAATTGCGAAATACGATGCTCCGGTTGGGGATCTGGTACCAGATGTTGTTGAAGAAGCATTGAAGAAAAAGTACATAAAATAA